In Mycobacterium tuberculosis H37Rv, a single window of DNA contains:
- the pncB1 gene encoding nicotinic acid phosphoribosyltransferase PncB1 → MGPPPAARRREGEPDNQDPAGLLTDKYELTMLAAALRDGSANRPTTFEVFARRLPTGRRYGVVAGTGRLLEALPQFRFDADACELLAQFLDPATVRYLREFRFRGDIDGYAEGELYFPGSPVLSVRGSFAECVLLETLVLSIFNHDTAIASAAARMVSAAGGRPLIEMGSRRTHERAAVAAARAAYIAGFAASSNLAAQRRYGVPAHGTAAHAFTMLHAQHGGPTELAERAAFRAQVEALGPGTTLLVDTYDVTTGVANAVAAAGAELGAIRIDSGELGVLARQAREQLDRLGATRTRIVVSGDLDEFSIAALRGEPVDSYGVGTSLVTGSGAPTANMVYKLVEVDGVPVQKRSSYKESPGGRKEALRRSRATGTITEELVHPAGRPPVIVEPHRVLTLPLVRAGQPVADTSLAAARQLVASGLRSLPGDGLKLAPGEPAIPTRTIPA, encoded by the coding sequence GTGGGGCCACCCCCAGCCGCCAGGCGGCGAGAGGGAGAGCCCGACAATCAAGACCCAGCCGGGCTGTTGACCGACAAGTACGAGTTGACCATGCTGGCGGCTGCCCTGCGCGACGGCAGCGCCAATCGCCCCACCACATTCGAGGTGTTCGCTCGCCGACTCCCCACCGGCCGTCGCTACGGAGTTGTCGCCGGAACCGGCCGGTTGCTGGAAGCGTTGCCGCAGTTCAGGTTCGACGCTGACGCGTGCGAGTTGCTGGCCCAATTCCTCGACCCGGCCACGGTGCGGTATCTTCGCGAATTCCGGTTCCGCGGCGATATCGACGGCTATGCCGAGGGGGAGCTGTATTTTCCCGGGTCACCGGTGCTCTCGGTACGCGGCAGCTTCGCCGAATGCGTCCTGCTCGAAACGCTGGTGCTGTCAATCTTCAACCACGACACAGCGATCGCCTCGGCAGCGGCGCGCATGGTCAGCGCCGCCGGGGGGCGCCCACTGATCGAGATGGGCTCGCGGCGCACCCACGAACGCGCCGCGGTGGCAGCGGCCCGGGCGGCGTATATCGCCGGTTTCGCCGCGTCATCCAACTTGGCGGCGCAGCGACGCTACGGAGTGCCCGCGCACGGCACCGCGGCACACGCATTCACCATGTTGCACGCCCAGCATGGCGGCCCCACCGAACTAGCCGAGCGAGCCGCATTCCGCGCCCAGGTCGAAGCGCTGGGACCCGGTACCACGCTGCTGGTGGATACCTATGACGTCACGACCGGTGTGGCCAATGCCGTTGCCGCCGCCGGCGCTGAGCTCGGCGCGATCCGCATCGATTCCGGTGAGCTTGGGGTACTGGCCCGCCAAGCGCGGGAGCAGCTCGACCGGCTAGGAGCCACCCGGACGCGCATCGTGGTGTCCGGCGACCTTGACGAGTTCAGCATCGCCGCGTTGCGCGGTGAACCCGTCGACAGCTACGGCGTGGGCACGTCGCTGGTCACCGGGTCGGGCGCGCCGACCGCCAACATGGTCTACAAACTGGTCGAGGTAGACGGTGTACCGGTGCAAAAGCGCAGCAGCTACAAAGAATCCCCCGGCGGCCGCAAAGAGGCACTGCGGCGCTCCCGTGCGACGGGCACCATCACCGAGGAGCTCGTGCATCCGGCGGGCCGTCCGCCGGTCATTGTCGAGCCGCACCGGGTTTTGACGCTGCCACTGGTCCGCGCCGGGCAACCGGTAGCCGATACCAGCCTGGCCGCGGCACGGCAGCTGGTGGCATCCGGGTTGCGCAGCCTGCCAGGCGACGGGCTGAAATTGGCACCCGGCGAGCCGGCGATTCCGACACGCACGATCCCGGCCTGA
- a CDS encoding ATP-dependent Clp protease adapter protein ClpS, with amino-acid sequence MAVVSAPAKPGTTWQRESAPVDVTDRAWVTIVWDDPVNLMSYVTYVFQKLFGYSEPHATKLMLQVHNEGKAVVSAGSRESMEVDVSKLHAAGLWATMQQDR; translated from the coding sequence ATGGCTGTTGTGTCAGCGCCCGCCAAGCCAGGTACCACCTGGCAGCGCGAGTCTGCTCCGGTCGACGTGACGGACAGGGCATGGGTCACCATCGTGTGGGACGACCCGGTCAACTTGATGAGCTACGTGACTTACGTGTTTCAGAAGTTGTTCGGCTACAGCGAGCCGCATGCCACCAAGCTGATGTTGCAGGTGCACAACGAAGGTAAGGCGGTGGTGTCCGCGGGCAGCCGAGAGTCCATGGAAGTCGACGTGTCCAAGCTGCATGCCGCCGGTTTGTGGGCGACGATGCAGCAGGACCGGTGA
- a CDS encoding transcriptional regulator, with protein MPPVCGRRCSRTGEIRGYSGSIVRRWKRVETRDGPRFRSSLAPHEAALLKNLAGAMIGLLDDRDSSSPSDELEEITGIKTGHAQRPGDPTLRRLLPDFYRPDDLDDDDPTAVDGSESFNAALRSLHEPEIIDAKRVAAQQLLDTVPDNGGRLELTESDANAWIAAVNDLRLALGVMLEIGPRGPERLPGNHPLAAHFNVYQWLTVLQEYLVLVLMGSR; from the coding sequence ATGCCGCCGGTTTGTGGGCGACGATGCAGCAGGACCGGTGAGATTCGAGGATATTCGGGATCCATCGTGCGCAGGTGGAAGCGCGTCGAGACCCGCGATGGTCCCCGCTTTCGATCGTCGTTGGCTCCGCATGAGGCCGCCCTGCTCAAGAACCTGGCAGGCGCGATGATCGGGCTGCTCGACGATCGCGACTCTTCTTCGCCGTCAGACGAACTCGAGGAGATCACCGGCATCAAGACCGGGCATGCGCAGCGTCCGGGTGACCCGACCTTGCGTCGGCTGTTGCCGGATTTCTACCGTCCCGATGACCTGGATGACGATGATCCGACGGCCGTCGACGGCTCCGAGAGCTTCAACGCTGCCCTGCGCAGCCTGCACGAACCTGAGATTATCGACGCCAAACGTGTTGCCGCGCAGCAGTTATTAGACACGGTTCCGGACAATGGCGGCCGGTTGGAGCTGACGGAATCCGACGCCAATGCTTGGATCGCCGCCGTCAACGACCTTCGGCTGGCGCTCGGAGTGATGCTTGAGATCGGCCCGCGTGGGCCGGAGCGCCTGCCGGGGAACCACCCGTTGGCCGCGCACTTCAATGTCTACCAGTGGCTGACAGTCCTGCAGGAATACCTCGTGCTGGTGCTGATGGGGTCTCGATGA
- a CDS encoding hydrolase, which translates to MNSITDVGGIRVGHYQRLDPDASLGAGWACGVTVVLPPPGTVGAVDCRGGAPGTRETDLLDPANSVRFVDALLLAGGSAYGLAAADGVMRWLEEHRRGVAMDSGVVPIVPGAVIFDLPVGGWNCRPTADFGYSACAAAGVDVAVGTVGVGVGARAGALKGGVGTASATLQSGVTVGVLAVVNAAGNVVDPATGLPWMADLVGEFALRAPPAEQIAALAQLSSPLGAFNTPFNTTIGVIACDAALSPAACRRIAIAAHDGLARTIRPAHTPLDGDTVFALATGAVAVPPEAGVPAALSPETQLVTAVGAAAADCLARAVLAGVLNAQPVAGIPTYRDMFPGAFGS; encoded by the coding sequence ATGAACTCCATCACCGACGTCGGGGGCATCCGGGTTGGCCACTACCAGAGACTGGACCCCGACGCGTCCCTCGGCGCCGGGTGGGCTTGTGGCGTCACGGTGGTGTTGCCGCCGCCCGGGACGGTCGGTGCGGTCGATTGCCGCGGCGGCGCCCCTGGAACCCGCGAGACTGATCTGCTGGACCCGGCCAACAGCGTGCGCTTCGTCGACGCCCTGTTGCTCGCCGGCGGCAGCGCCTACGGTCTGGCCGCCGCCGATGGCGTCATGCGCTGGCTAGAGGAACACCGGCGCGGCGTCGCGATGGACAGCGGCGTGGTGCCCATCGTGCCGGGCGCGGTGATTTTCGACCTTCCGGTCGGCGGCTGGAATTGTCGGCCGACGGCCGATTTCGGCTATTCGGCCTGTGCGGCAGCCGGAGTCGACGTCGCGGTCGGGACGGTGGGCGTGGGGGTTGGGGCGCGCGCCGGAGCGCTCAAGGGCGGTGTCGGGACTGCATCGGCTACCCTGCAGTCCGGTGTGACCGTCGGTGTCCTTGCTGTGGTAAATGCCGCTGGCAACGTCGTCGATCCAGCCACCGGCTTGCCGTGGATGGCCGACCTAGTCGGCGAGTTCGCGTTGAGGGCCCCGCCGGCCGAGCAGATTGCTGCGCTGGCGCAGTTATCGTCCCCGCTGGGAGCCTTCAACACCCCGTTCAATACGACGATCGGTGTGATTGCGTGTGACGCCGCGCTGAGCCCTGCGGCTTGCCGGCGCATCGCGATTGCCGCCCACGACGGGTTGGCCCGCACCATCCGGCCGGCACACACCCCCTTGGATGGCGACACGGTTTTCGCGCTGGCCACCGGCGCGGTAGCGGTGCCGCCGGAGGCCGGCGTGCCGGCCGCATTGTCTCCGGAGACTCAGCTGGTCACCGCGGTCGGTGCGGCGGCGGCTGATTGCCTGGCTCGTGCGGTGCTGGCCGGCGTGCTCAATGCTCAGCCGGTAGCCGGAATACCGACCTACCGTGACATGTTTCCCGGAGCATTCGGGTCCTGA
- the mec gene encoding [CysO]-cysteine peptidase: MLLRKGTVYVLVIRADLVNAMVAHARRDHPDEACGVLAGPEGSDRPERHIPMTNAERSPTFYRLDSGEQLKVWRAMEDADEVPVVIYHSHTATEAYPSRTDVKLATEPDAHYVLVSTRDPHRHELRSYRIVDGAVTEEPVNVVEQY, translated from the coding sequence GTGTTGCTTAGGAAAGGAACCGTCTACGTGCTGGTGATTCGCGCAGACCTGGTGAATGCGATGGTGGCCCATGCGCGTCGCGACCACCCCGACGAAGCCTGCGGAGTGCTGGCCGGACCCGAGGGCTCTGACCGTCCCGAGCGGCATATCCCGATGACCAATGCCGAGCGCTCGCCGACCTTCTACCGGTTGGATTCCGGTGAGCAACTGAAGGTGTGGCGGGCTATGGAAGATGCCGACGAGGTCCCGGTCGTCATCTATCACTCGCACACTGCGACCGAAGCGTACCCGAGCCGTACGGACGTGAAGCTTGCCACCGAACCCGACGCGCACTACGTGCTGGTGTCCACCCGCGACCCGCACCGGCACGAGCTACGCAGCTACCGCATCGTCGATGGCGCTGTCACCGAGGAACCTGTCAATGTCGTCGAGCAGTACTGA
- the cysO gene encoding sulfur carrier protein CysO: MNVTVSIPTILRPHTGGQKSVSASGDTLGAVISDLEANYSGISERLMDPSSPGKLHRFVNIYVNDEDVRFSGGLATAIADGDSVTILPAVAGG, from the coding sequence ATGAACGTCACCGTATCCATTCCGACCATCCTGCGGCCCCACACCGGCGGCCAGAAGAGTGTCTCGGCCAGCGGCGATACCTTGGGTGCCGTCATCAGCGACCTGGAGGCCAACTATTCGGGCATTTCCGAGCGCCTGATGGACCCGTCTTCCCCAGGTAAGTTGCACCGCTTCGTGAACATCTACGTCAACGACGAGGACGTGCGGTTCTCCGGCGGCTTGGCCACCGCGATCGCTGACGGTGACTCGGTCACCATCCTCCCCGCCGTGGCCGGTGGGTGA
- the cysM gene encoding O-phosphoserine sulfhydrylase (cysteine synthase B, (CSASE B) (O-phosphoserine sulfhydrylase B) (O-phosphoserine (thiol)-lyase B)), whose translation MTRYDSLLQALGNTPLVGLQRLSPRWDDGRDGPHVRLWAKLEDRNPTGSIKDRPAVRMIEQAEADGLLRPGATILEPTSGNTGISLAMAARLKGYRLICVMPENTSVERRQLLELYGAQIIFSAAEGGSNTAVATAKELAATNPSWVMLYQYGNPANTDSHYCGTGPELLADLPEITHFVAGLGTTGTLMGTGRFLREHVANVKIVAAEPRYGEGVYALRNMDEGFVPELYDPEILTARYSVGAVDAVRRTRELVHTEGIFAGISTGAVLHAALGVGAGALAAGERADIALVVADAGWKYLSTGAYAGSLDDAETALEGQLWA comes from the coding sequence ATGACACGATACGACTCGCTGTTGCAGGCCTTGGGCAACACGCCGCTGGTTGGCCTGCAGCGATTGTCGCCACGCTGGGATGACGGGCGAGACGGACCGCACGTGCGGCTGTGGGCCAAGCTCGAGGACCGCAATCCGACCGGGTCGATCAAGGACCGCCCGGCTGTGCGGATGATCGAGCAGGCCGAGGCCGACGGGTTGTTGCGGCCGGGCGCCACCATCCTGGAGCCCACCAGCGGAAACACCGGCATTTCGCTGGCGATGGCGGCCCGGTTGAAGGGGTACCGATTGATCTGCGTGATGCCGGAGAACACATCGGTTGAACGGCGGCAGCTGCTCGAGCTCTACGGCGCGCAGATTATCTTCTCGGCGGCCGAAGGCGGGTCCAACACTGCGGTGGCCACCGCCAAAGAGCTGGCCGCGACCAACCCGTCATGGGTGATGCTGTACCAGTACGGCAATCCCGCCAACACCGACTCGCACTACTGCGGCACCGGCCCCGAGCTGCTGGCCGACCTGCCCGAAATCACGCACTTCGTCGCCGGCCTAGGCACCACGGGCACGCTGATGGGCACTGGCCGTTTCCTGCGCGAGCACGTTGCCAACGTCAAGATCGTGGCGGCCGAACCCCGCTACGGTGAGGGGGTATACGCCCTGCGCAACATGGACGAAGGCTTTGTGCCCGAGCTGTATGACCCGGAAATACTGACCGCGCGATATTCTGTCGGCGCGGTGGACGCAGTGCGCCGCACCCGCGAGTTGGTGCACACCGAAGGCATCTTTGCGGGCATCTCAACCGGCGCGGTGCTACACGCCGCACTCGGAGTCGGGGCCGGCGCCCTGGCGGCCGGCGAGCGGGCCGACATTGCGTTGGTGGTCGCCGACGCCGGGTGGAAGTATCTGTCCACCGGCGCCTACGCCGGTAGCCTGGATGACGCCGAGACCGCTCTGGAAGGGCAACTATGGGCATGA
- a CDS encoding integral membrane protein has translation MGMTPRRKRRGGAVQITRPTGRPRTPTTQTTKRPRWVVGGTTILTFVALLYLVELIDQLSGSRLDVNGIRPLKTDGLWGVIFAPLLHANWHHLMANTIPLLVLGFLMTLAGLSRFVWATAIIWILGGLGTWLIGNVGSSCGPTDHIGASGLIFGWLAFLLVFGLFVRKGWDIVIGLVVLFVYGGILLGAMPVLGQCGGVSWQGHLSGAVAGVVAAYLLSAPERKARALKRAGARSGHPKL, from the coding sequence ATGGGCATGACCCCGCGCCGGAAGCGACGGGGAGGAGCGGTGCAGATAACACGGCCCACAGGCCGTCCGCGAACACCGACAACGCAGACGACGAAGCGCCCGCGCTGGGTGGTCGGCGGGACGACGATCCTCACCTTCGTCGCGCTGCTCTATCTCGTCGAACTGATCGACCAGCTGTCCGGGAGTCGGCTGGACGTCAACGGCATCAGGCCGCTGAAAACAGACGGCCTGTGGGGCGTCATCTTTGCGCCACTTTTGCACGCGAACTGGCACCACCTAATGGCCAATACCATCCCGCTGCTGGTGCTGGGGTTTCTTATGACGCTGGCCGGGCTGTCCCGGTTTGTCTGGGCCACCGCGATCATTTGGATTCTGGGCGGCTTGGGCACTTGGCTGATCGGCAATGTGGGCAGCAGCTGTGGCCCGACCGACCATATCGGCGCCTCTGGCCTGATCTTTGGCTGGCTGGCCTTCCTATTGGTGTTCGGGCTTTTTGTGCGCAAGGGATGGGATATCGTCATTGGGCTGGTGGTCTTGTTTGTCTATGGCGGCATCCTGCTCGGCGCGATGCCGGTGCTGGGCCAGTGTGGTGGCGTGTCATGGCAGGGTCATTTAAGTGGTGCGGTTGCTGGCGTCGTGGCGGCGTATCTGTTGTCCGCTCCGGAGCGTAAGGCCCGTGCACTGAAAAGGGCCGGCGCGCGTTCCGGGCATCCGAAGTTATGA
- the murI gene encoding glutamate racemase — MNSPLAPVGVFDSGVGGLTVARAIIDQLPDEDIVYVGDTGNGPYGPLTIPEIRAHALAIGDDLVGRGVKALVIACNSASSACLRDARERYQVPVVEVILPAVRRAVAATRNGRIGVIGTRATITSHAYQDAFAAARDTEITAVACPRFVDFVERGVTSGRQVLGLAQGYLEPLQRAEVDTLVLGCTHYPLLSGLIQLAMGENVTLVSSAEETAKEVVRVLTEIDLLRPHDAPPATRIFEATGDPEAFTKLAARFLGPVLGGVQPVHPSRIH; from the coding sequence ATGAATTCGCCGTTGGCGCCCGTCGGAGTCTTTGATTCCGGCGTCGGGGGACTGACGGTCGCGCGGGCCATCATCGACCAACTGCCCGACGAGGACATCGTCTACGTCGGCGACACCGGTAACGGCCCGTACGGTCCGCTGACCATCCCGGAGATCCGGGCGCACGCGCTGGCCATCGGCGACGATCTGGTCGGCCGAGGCGTCAAGGCGTTGGTGATCGCCTGCAACTCGGCGTCGTCGGCGTGCCTGCGGGATGCTCGCGAGCGCTACCAGGTGCCCGTCGTCGAAGTGATACTGCCGGCGGTGCGGCGTGCGGTGGCCGCCACCCGCAACGGCCGCATCGGGGTAATCGGCACGCGGGCGACCATCACTTCACACGCCTATCAGGACGCGTTCGCTGCGGCCCGCGACACCGAAATCACCGCGGTGGCTTGCCCTCGCTTCGTGGACTTCGTCGAGCGCGGCGTCACCAGCGGTCGTCAGGTGCTCGGTCTGGCGCAGGGCTACCTGGAACCGCTGCAGCGCGCCGAGGTCGACACGCTAGTGCTGGGCTGTACGCACTATCCACTGCTGTCCGGACTGATTCAACTGGCGATGGGCGAGAACGTCACGCTGGTCTCCAGCGCCGAGGAGACCGCTAAGGAAGTGGTCCGGGTGCTCACCGAGATCGACTTATTGCGTCCGCATGACGCGCCGCCGGCAACTCGGATATTTGAAGCTACGGGCGACCCCGAAGCGTTTACCAAATTGGCCGCACGATTCCTGGGTCCGGTGCTCGGTGGTGTGCAACCCGTTCACCCATCGCGCATTCATTAG
- the rphA gene encoding ribonuclease PH (RNase PH (tRNA nucleotidyltransferase)), which translates to MSKREDGRLDHELRPVIITRGFTENPAGSVLIEFGHTKVLCTASVTEGVPRWRKATGLGWLTAEYAMLPSATHSRSDRESVRGRLSGRTQEISRLIGRSLRACIDLAALGENTIAIDCDVLQADGGTRTAAITGAYVALADAVTYLSAAGKLSDPRPLSCAIAAVSVGVVDGRIRVDLPYEEDSRAEVDMNVVATDTGTLVEIQGTGEGATFARSTLDKLLDMALGACDTLFAAQRDALALPYPGVLPQGPPPPKAFGT; encoded by the coding sequence GTGTCCAAGCGAGAAGACGGCCGGCTCGACCACGAGCTTCGCCCGGTGATCATCACCCGCGGTTTCACCGAAAACCCGGCGGGATCGGTGCTCATCGAATTCGGTCACACCAAGGTCCTGTGCACCGCCAGCGTCACCGAAGGGGTGCCCCGGTGGCGTAAAGCAACCGGTCTGGGGTGGCTCACCGCGGAGTACGCCATGCTGCCGTCGGCCACCCACAGCCGCTCTGATCGCGAGTCGGTGAGAGGCAGGCTTAGCGGGCGTACTCAGGAAATCAGTCGGCTCATCGGCCGGTCGCTGCGCGCATGCATCGACCTGGCGGCGCTGGGGGAGAACACGATCGCTATCGATTGTGATGTGTTGCAGGCCGATGGTGGCACTCGAACCGCGGCCATCACCGGCGCCTACGTGGCATTGGCCGACGCAGTGACCTACTTGTCGGCGGCGGGTAAGTTGTCCGACCCCAGGCCATTGTCGTGTGCCATCGCCGCGGTCAGCGTCGGTGTTGTCGACGGCAGGATCCGGGTGGATCTGCCCTACGAGGAAGATTCGCGCGCCGAGGTCGACATGAACGTCGTCGCTACCGACACCGGAACCCTGGTAGAGATTCAGGGCACCGGCGAAGGCGCGACGTTCGCACGTTCGACACTGGATAAGCTGCTGGACATGGCACTGGGCGCCTGCGACACGTTGTTTGCCGCACAACGCGACGCGTTGGCGCTGCCGTATCCGGGTGTGCTGCCGCAGGGACCGCCACCGCCGAAGGCGTTTGGCACCTGA
- a CDS encoding non-canonical purine NTP pyrophosphatase: protein MALVTKLLVASRNRKKLAELRRVLDGAGLSGLTLLSLGDVSPLPETPETGVTFEDNALAKARDAFSATGLASVADDSGLEVAALGGMPGVLSARWSGRYGDDAANTALLLAQLCDVPDERRGAAFVSACALVSGSGEVVVRGEWPGTIAREPRGDGGFGYDPVFVPYGDDRTAAQLSPAEKDAVSHRGRALALLLPALRSLATG, encoded by the coding sequence GTGGCGCTTGTGACCAAGCTTCTGGTCGCCAGCCGCAACCGCAAAAAGCTGGCCGAACTGCGCCGGGTGTTGGACGGCGCCGGACTATCGGGTTTGACGCTGTTGTCGCTGGGCGATGTGTCGCCGCTGCCTGAAACACCAGAAACCGGTGTGACATTCGAGGACAACGCGCTGGCCAAGGCGCGCGACGCGTTCTCCGCGACCGGACTTGCCAGCGTTGCCGACGACTCCGGTTTGGAGGTGGCCGCACTGGGCGGCATGCCTGGCGTGCTGTCGGCCCGGTGGTCCGGCAGGTATGGCGACGATGCCGCGAACACCGCGCTGTTGCTGGCGCAGTTGTGCGATGTGCCCGATGAGCGGCGCGGAGCAGCGTTCGTGTCGGCCTGCGCGTTGGTCTCGGGGTCCGGCGAAGTTGTCGTGCGCGGTGAATGGCCCGGCACGATCGCCCGTGAGCCGCGCGGTGACGGCGGGTTCGGCTACGACCCGGTCTTCGTCCCGTACGGTGACGACCGCACAGCGGCCCAGCTGAGCCCGGCGGAAAAGGACGCGGTATCCCATCGCGGTCGCGCGTTGGCTCTGCTGCTGCCGGCGCTGCGCTCCCTGGCGACAGGCTAA
- a CDS encoding hypothetical protein (A core mycobacterial gene; conserved in mycobacterial strains (See Marmiesse et al., 2004 PMID:14766927).), with amino-acid sequence MTAPETPAAQHAEPAIAVERIRTALLGYRIMAWTTGLWLIALCYEIVVRYVVKVDNPPTWIGVVHGWVYFTYLLLTLNLAVKVRWPLGKTAGVLLAGTIPLLGIVVEHFQTKEIKARFGL; translated from the coding sequence ATGACCGCACCCGAAACGCCCGCGGCGCAGCACGCCGAGCCTGCCATCGCCGTCGAGAGGATTCGCACCGCTTTGCTCGGCTACCGGATCATGGCGTGGACGACGGGCCTCTGGCTCATCGCACTGTGCTACGAGATCGTGGTCCGCTACGTCGTCAAGGTTGACAATCCGCCGACGTGGATCGGTGTGGTGCACGGCTGGGTGTACTTCACGTATCTGCTTCTGACGTTGAACCTGGCGGTCAAGGTCCGCTGGCCGCTCGGCAAAACAGCCGGTGTTCTGCTCGCCGGCACAATTCCGCTGCTCGGCATCGTCGTCGAGCACTTCCAGACCAAAGAGATCAAGGCCCGCTTCGGGCTTTAG
- the lprD gene encoding lipoprotein LprD (A core mycobacterial gene; conserved in mycobacterial strains (See Marmiesse et al., 2004 PMID:14766927).), with translation MSTTRRRRPALIALVIIATCGCLALGWWQWTRFQSTSGTFQNLGYALQWPLFAWFCVYAYRNFVRYEETPPQPPTGGAAAEIPAGLLPERPKPAQQPPDDPVLREYNAYLAELAKDDARKQNRTTA, from the coding sequence GTGTCCACTACCCGCCGTCGCAGACCCGCGCTGATCGCGTTGGTGATCATCGCGACCTGTGGTTGCCTGGCCCTGGGTTGGTGGCAGTGGACCAGGTTTCAATCGACCTCGGGCACCTTTCAAAATCTGGGTTACGCGTTGCAGTGGCCATTGTTTGCTTGGTTCTGCGTCTACGCGTACCGCAACTTCGTTCGGTATGAAGAGACGCCCCCGCAACCGCCCACCGGCGGCGCCGCCGCCGAGATACCTGCCGGATTGCTGCCCGAGCGGCCGAAGCCGGCGCAGCAGCCACCCGACGATCCCGTACTACGGGAATACAACGCCTACCTAGCCGAGCTAGCCAAGGACGATGCCAGGAAGCAGAACAGGACCACCGCATGA
- the mbtL gene encoding acyl carrier protein MbtL (This region is a possible MT-complex-specific genomic island (See Becq et al., 2007 PMID:17545187).), whose protein sequence is MWRYPLSTRLALPNTPGVASFAMTSSPSTVSTTLLSILRDDLNIDLTRVTPDARLVDDVGLDSVAFAVGMVAIEERLGVALSEEELLTCDTVGELEAAIAAKYRDE, encoded by the coding sequence ATGTGGCGATATCCACTAAGTACAAGGCTAGCCTTGCCTAATACCCCAGGTGTAGCCTCCTTCGCCATGACCTCATCGCCGTCCACCGTCAGCACTACGCTGCTGAGCATCCTGCGCGACGACCTCAACATTGACCTGACTCGAGTCACGCCTGATGCCAGGTTGGTCGACGATGTGGGACTGGATTCGGTGGCCTTCGCGGTCGGTATGGTGGCCATCGAGGAGCGGCTCGGAGTCGCACTGTCCGAAGAGGAGCTCTTGACGTGCGACACGGTCGGAGAACTGGAGGCAGCGATCGCGGCCAAATACCGCGATGAGTGA